The Balneola vulgaris DSM 17893 DNA window ATCCTAATGCACCAATATTAATGTTATTTGCAGCTAGTGCCCCACTTACTGAAGCCAACATTCCTGGCACATCTTGGTTCTGATAAAGCAAAATATCTCCTTCTAAACGAAGCTCGATTCCATATTCATTGATCTGAACGATGCGATAATCGTTGCTCCCAAAAACGGCCGCTGAAATACTTTGGTAGTCCGATTCTTTTTCAAAACGAATGGTTACTAAGTCATTAAACGTTTTACCCTTGGCTGTAGTCACTTCTTTGATATTCAATCCACGCTCGTCGGCGTAATAACGTGCATTGATTAGGTTCACGGTATCATCAACATAATTCGAAAGCATACCTTTTAGAATACCATCGGTGAGTACATCTGCGAATCGAGCACAATCTCCTGAGTATTCAAATTCTAAAGTACTTGCATGATTTGGGGATAACTGCATTGCTAGAGTGCCTAATCGCTCTGCTAACTCTAAATATGGCTGTACTTCGGTGTTAGTAAGCAAAGCTATAGACTTGCCATTAATGCTTCCTTTATAATTCTTATTTTCAAGCGCATCTGTAATCTGTGAAGCTATTTGTTCGGCTACTTTTTCCTGAGCTTCTTCTGTTGAAGCACCTAAGTGCGGTGTACAAATAATAGATGGATGCTTTAAGTATGTATACACTTCCTCAGTTGGTGGTTCTTGTGTATATACGTCAAGGGCTACACCTCCTAGAACTCCAATGTCTAACAGTTTTGGTAAGTCTTCTTCAGTGAAGATTCCTCCACGAGCACAATTAACTAGTTTCATCCCTTTTTTAATACGGTCAGCATTTACAAGTGAAACCAGCCCCCTCGTTT harbors:
- the serA gene encoding phosphoglycerate dehydrogenase; amino-acid sequence: MSYKVLLLDNVDPICGNIFNQRGVDAHQPGKLTEDELKACIGEYDAMVVRSATTITADLLNHATNLKVIGRAGVGVDNIDIKAATSKGILVMNTPDGNTISTAEHTCGMLIALARNIPTAVATVKAGGWDRKKYMGTEVHGKTLGIVGLGKIGSEVARRMIAFGMEIIAYDPFSTHEHANEIGAKLVELDELLGQADFLTVHTPLTEKTRGLVSLVNADRIKKGMKLVNCARGGIFTEEDLPKLLDIGVLGGVALDVYTQEPPTEEVYTYLKHPSIICTPHLGASTEEAQEKVAEQIASQITDALENKNYKGSINGKSIALLTNTEVQPYLELAERLGTLAMQLSPNHASTLEFEYSGDCARFADVLTDGILKGMLSNYVDDTVNLINARYYADERGLNIKEVTTAKGKTFNDLVTIRFEKESDYQSISAAVFGSNDYRIVQINEYGIELRLEGDILLYQNQDVPGMLASVSGALAANNINIGALGLGRSEKGSSAITALNVDKVLEDQEVQNIAGLEGIRNLRYISFS